The Salvia splendens isolate huo1 chromosome 21, SspV2, whole genome shotgun sequence genome includes a window with the following:
- the LOC121783781 gene encoding U-box domain-containing protein 52-like, with the protein MWLQNGKTPSSSPRKKGSRNGLVAVAIDKDKSSMYAMRWAAENLLSKGQTVILIHVLQKPSSNSGHNYALNGLNGSGNDIVLEKPTKDLFITFHCLCTRKNIACFDVVLEDMDIAKAITEYTAHAAIENLILGASRHGFIRRLKTVDVPTSVSKASPEFCTVYVISKSKISSLRNASRQAPFASPLLTHLQPPQERSSNPVVPLDSQHLPSKVPDRILRRVAPEETDMMSKSPILSRGYNPNMFMDLSESDTDISFISSDRASTESRFMDPLLCDGVDSGGSSRVSVSSESSFGLRPLSRFSDVNSMTEYSTGSMESDEMETEMRRLKLELQKTMDMYSTACKEAITAKQKAVELHQWRVDEEKRIEDARMVEEATRATTEAANRVLELESQKRVEAERKMIMQDNGDDNGLIVTPLRYRKYSIEEIELATEYFHESRKIGEGGYGPVYKCSLDHTLVAVKVLRPDAAQGRSQFQQEVEVLSCLRHPNMVLLLGACPEYGCLVYEYMANGSLEDRLLRKGNTRPLTWQLRYRIAAEIATGLHFLHQTKPEPLVHRDLKPGNILLDQNYVSKIGDVGLARLVPPSVADDVTQYRMTSTAGTFCYIDPEYQQTGMLGVKSDVYSLGVVLLQIITARPAMGLAHHIGNAIEKGALVEMLDPTVPDWPMEETMNYAKLAIQCAELRRKDRPDLGKVVVPELNKLRVLGEENMSSFVIGGNSASTPNHSFIFRSSNLTQDFKSDPNVQSTYSGIEGSHFASASMPGN; encoded by the exons ATGTGGCTTCAAAATGGAAAgacgccaagtagtagccccaGAAAAAAAGGTAGTAGAAATGGGCTTGTCGCTGTCGCCATAGACAAGGATAAATCAAGCATGTATGCCATGAGATGGGCTGCTGAGAATCTCCTCTCCAAAGGCCAAACCGTCATCCTCATCCACGTCCTCCAAAAACCCTCCTCGAATTCAG GTCACAACTATGCCCTCAATGGCCTCAACGGCAGTGGCAATGACATAGTTCTTGAAAAACCCACCAAAGACCTCTTCATCACCTTCCATTGCTTATGCACTCGCAAAAAT ATAGCGTGTTTCGACGTGGTATTGGAAGATATGGACATCGCTAAGGCCATAACCGAATACACTGCGCACGCTGCCATCGAGAATCTAATCCTCGGAGCTTCTCGCCACGGCTTCATTAG AAGATTGAAGACGGTAGATGTCCCCACAAGCGTCTCGAAAGCGTCCCCGGAGTTCTGCACGGTCTACGTCATCTCCAAGTCCAAGATCTCGTCCCTCCGGAACGCTTCCCGGCAGGCGCCCTTCGCCTCCCCACTCCTGACTCATCTGCAGCCGCCGCAGGAGCGGAGCAGCAATCCTGTGGTACCTCTAGATTCACAGCACCTTCCCAGCAAAG TTCCGGACAGGATTCTTCGCAGGGTCGCTCCCGAGGAGACTGACATGATGAGCaa GTCGCCAATTTTGTCACGAGGCTACAATCCAAACATGTTTATGGATCTCTCGGAAAGTGATACGGACATATCTTTCATTAGTTCGGACAGGGCGAGCACAGAAAGCAGATTCATGGATCCTTTGCTCTGCGACGGCGTGGATTCGGGCGGGAGCTCTAGAGTTTCGGTTAGCTCAGAGAGTAGCTTCGGATTACGTCCATTATCGAGATTTAGCGATGTGAATTCTATGACCGAATATTCTACTGGGTCAATGGAAAGT GATGAGATGGAGACTGAAATGAGAAGGTTAAAGTTAGAGCTGCAAAAAACAATGGATATGTACAGCACAGCTTGCAAGGAGGCTATAACAGCCAAGCAAAAG GCGGTGGAGCTACACCAGTGGAGAGTGGATGAGGAGAAGAGAATTGAGGATGCGCGGATGGTGGAGGAGGCAACTCGAGCGACGACGGAAGCAGCTAATAGGGTGTTGGAGCTTGAATCACAGAAACGAGTGGAGGCAGAGAGGAAGATGATTATGCAGGACAACGGCGACGACAATGGACTAATCGTGACGCCTCTAAGATACAGAAAGTACTCCATCGAGGAGATCGAGTTGGCCACTGAGTACTTCCACGAGTCGCGGAAGATCGGCGAAGGCGGCTATGGCCCTGTCTACAAGTGCTCCCTTGACCACACATTGGTCGCAGTCAAAGTCCTGCGACCGGATGCTGCTCAAGGGAGATCACAGTTTCAACAAGAG GTGGAAGTGCTGAGCTGTTTAAGACATCCCAACATGGTGCTACTACTCGGGGCCTGCCCCGAGTATGGCTGCCTAGTGTACGAGTACATGGCCAACGGAAGCCTAGAAGACCGCCTGCTCCGGAAGGGGAACACGCGGCCTCTGACGTGGCAGCTCCGCTACAGGATCGCTGCGGAGATTGCAACGGGGCTGCATTTTCTCCACCAGACGAAGCCAGAGCCCTTGGTCCACCGCGACCTCAAGCCTGGCAACATCTTGTTGGACCAGAACTACGTCAGCAAGATAGGCGACGTAGGTCTGGCAAGACTGGTCCCACCATCCGTAGCGGATGATGTGACGCAGTACAGGATGACCTCGACAGCAGGGACGTTCTGCTACATCGACCCGGAGTACCAGCAGACAGGCATGCTGGGCGTAAAATCCGATGTGTACTCGTTGGGAGTGGTATTGCTGCAGATCATCACGGCCAGGCCGGCTATGGGATTGGCGCACCATATTGGGAATGCGATTGAGAAGGGAGCCTTGGTGGAGATGCTGGATCCGACCGTCCCGGATTGGCCGATGGAGGAGACTATGAACTACGCCAAGTTGGCCATACAATGCGCGGAGCTCAGGCGCAAGGACAGGCCGGATCTTGGCAAAGTCGTTGTGCCTGAGCTCAACAAGCTGAGAGTGCTTGGTGAAGAAAATATGAGCAGTTTTGTAATAGGTGGGAATTCAGCTTCCACTCCTAACCACAGTTTCATTTTCCGTAGCTCAAATTTGACGCAGGATTTCAAGAGCGATCCGAACGTGCAGTCCACGTACAGTGGCATAGAGGGGAGTCACTTTGCTTCAGCATCAATGCCAGGAAAT TAA
- the LOC121783642 gene encoding caffeoylshikimate esterase-like, which produces MAKFKHPIAEANETSPFGTLSPDEFYARHSVTHGSEFITSKTQNLKLFTQRWTPQQSPPLRAVVCVVHGFTGESSWFVQLTAVHLAKHGFAVCAIDHMGHGYSEGLIAHLPDLNAVVDDCITFFDGFRERYAPDLPAFLYSESLGGAIALLISLRRDGTAPKRKFDGVVLNGAMCGISDKFKPPWPLEHFLSIAAFLVPTWSVVPTRGSIPNVSFKVEWKRKLALASPRRPTIRPRAATAQELMRVSRELQGKFGEVDIPFLIVHGGDDIVCDPACAEELYNRAASKDKTLRIYPGMWHQLVGEPDENVELVFGEIVNWLLTRSKPASG; this is translated from the exons ATGGCGAAATTCAAGCACCCGATTGCAGAAGCCAACGAGACGAGCCCGTTCGGCACGCTCAGCCCCGACGAATTCTACGCCCGCCACTCAGTCACCCACGGTTCGGAGTTCATCACCAGCAAGACACAAAACCTCAAGCTCTTCACGCAGAGGTGGACGCCTCAGCAATCGCCGCCGCTCAGAGCCGTCGTCTGCGTCGTGCACGGATTCACCGGCGAGTCCAGCTGGTTCGTCCAGCTCACCGCCGTCCACCTCGCCAAGCACGGCTTCGCCGTCTGCGCCATCGACCACATGGGCCATGGCTACTCCGAGGGCCTAATCGCGCACCTGCCGGACCTCAACGCCGTCGTCGACGACTGCATCACCTTCTTCGACGGATTCCGCGAGAGATACGCGCCGGATCTTCCGGCGTTCCTCTACTCGGAGTCGCTCGGCGGCGCGATCGCGCTGCTCATCTCGCTCCGCCGCGACGGCACCGCGCCGAAGAGGAAGTTCGACGGCGTCGTGCTGAACGGAGCGATGTGCGGGATCAGCGACAAGTTCAAGCCGCCGTGGCCGCTGGAGCATTTCCTCTCGATAGCCGCGTTTCTGGTGCCGACCTGGTCCGTGGTGCCCACGCGCGGCTCCATACCGAACGTCTCCttcaag GTGGAGTGGAAGCGGAAACTGGCGCTTGCAAGCCCTCGGCGGCCGACAATAAGGCCACGCGCTGCCACGGCGCAGGAACTGATGAGAGTGAGCAGAGAGCTGCAGGGGAAGTTTGGTGAAGTGGACATACCATTCCTCATCGTCCACGGCGGCGACGACATCGTTTGCGACCCGGCCTGCGCGGAGGAACTCTACAACCGCGCGGCCAGCAAGGACAAAACCCTCCGGATATACCCCGGGATGTGGCACCAGCTGGTCGGCGAGCCAGACGAGAACGTTGAGCTCGTCTTCGGGGAGATTGTCAATTGGCTCCTCACCAGATCCAAACCGGCAAGCGGCTGA
- the LOC121783354 gene encoding NAD(P)H-quinone oxidoreductase subunit S, chloroplastic-like, with translation MHTIQLLYYHSWLKFHLLHTYLISMAASFHLQTLHKSPLLQKPSPKLPKPHLRITTAKFNLYEILGGRGLCNGEQGLQQELKKTISPTPPPPPSPPPPSEAESPQVSEEGFEKELLGLTGGFPGGEKGLKKFIQDNPPPPPAKDEITSELDPKKAKAKAPELPLLLPGMIAIVKSPNNPFHMYCGIVQRISDGKAGVLFEGGNWDKLVTFRLDELERRDKGPPMVNPRSAILELEEAT, from the coding sequence atGCATACGATACAACTACTCTACTATCATTCGTGGCTAAAATTTCATCTTCTCCACACTTATCTCATCAGCATGGCTGCTTCATTCCATCTCCAAACCCTCCACAAATCCCCACTCCTCCAAAAACCATCTCCCAAACTCCCCAAACCCCACCTCCGAATCACCACCGCCAAATTCAACCTCTACGAAATCCTCGGCGGCCGCGGCCTCTGCAACGGCGAGCAAGGCCTCCAGCAAGAACTCAAAAAAACCATCTCACCCACCCCCCCTCCACCAccatctccgccgccgccgtcagAGGCGGAATCCCCACAAGTATCAGAAGAGGGCTTCGAGAAGGAGCTCCTAGGGCTCACCGGCGGATTCCCGGGCGGTGAAAAGGGGCTGAAGAAATTCATCCAAGACAATCCGCCCCCGCCTCCCGCCAAGGACGAAATCACCTCCGAATTGGATCCGAAGAAGGCGAAGGCGAAGGCGCCGGAgctgccgctgctgctgccgGGGATGATTGCGATCGTGAAGAGCCCCAATAATCCGTTTCATATGTATTGTGGGATTGTGCAGAGGATCAGCGATGGGAAGGCGGGAGTGCTGTTTGAAGGGGGGAATTGGGATAAGCTCGTCACCTTCCGGCTTGATGAGCTCGAGCGCAGAGATAAGGGACCGCCTATGGTTAATCCCAGATCCGCCATTCTTGAGCTTGAAGAAGCTACTTGA
- the LOC121783755 gene encoding uncharacterized protein LOC121783755: protein MDRRALTLRQGPIDERQYRSALSQNIALESTSYLSPSTASADSLNKEFKLQIGRFFYENGLDFDAASSTSFKSMISLFSLRGIQCQAPTFEELNGWIFRDVMKEATSRVDEIKRSWAVTGCSILLDGWTYANDRTFVNVLVDSPKGTVYLSSSDITYCVGNMEAMQTFLARVLAEVGLHNVVQIVTYSSSAFMMEAGRQLMERYRPIFWTVSASHCIELILENLATMDLIHETLEKAKIISSFVHNHPIALKYLQDQTNGSGLLDSSRISIVRPFLMLENIVIKKGALKKMFSSSHSQSSNLMSTVEGRKASELLADRSFWRGASTILNGAIPVVRVIEWMDKSGRVHMGYIYEIIDQAKETIKEGLKKKPEYVPFWDAIDDVWNKCLYSPIHSAGYYFNPNLFYTSDAYIDSEVVTGMSCFIVRSAADFRMQDQMVVQMELYRTGRGGMAAGVPEELRSNLSPALWWSRYGGECPELQRRMIRLLSQTCDGAARYQLRRSLAETLLTKGGNVDEQKWLRDMVFLGYNMHLQNFVIGSSISDDAN, encoded by the exons ATGGATAGAAGAGCGCTTACTTTGAGACAGGGACCTATTGACGAGAGGCAGTATAGGAGTGCGTTGTCGCAAAACATCGCGCTGGAGTCAACGTCTTACCTCTCTCCCTCCACTgccagtgctgattcactgaACAAAGAATTCAAACTGCAAATAGGCAGATTCTTTTACGAGAACGGGCTGGATTTTGATGCAGCTAGTTCAACAAGCTTTAAGAGCATGATCTCCCTTTTCTCTCTAAGGGGGATTCAGTGTCAGGCTCCTACTTTCGAGGAGTTAAATGGGTGGATATTCAGGGATGTGATGAAGGAAGCGACCTCACGTGTGGATGAGATCAAAAGATCGTGGGCAGTCACTGGTTGTAGCATCTTGCTCGATGGATGGACGTATGCCAATGACCGAACCTTTGTGAATGTTTTGGTGGATTCCCCCAAAGGTACTGTGTATCTTTCCTCATCTGACATAACTTATTGTGTTGGAAATATGGAGGCTATGCAGACGTTCTTAGCGAGGGTTCTGGCGGAGGTTGGACTCCATAACGTTGTTCAAATAGTCACATACTCGAGCTCGGCCTTCATGATGGAGGCCGGTAGACAGCTCATGGAGAGATATCGGCCAATCTTTTGGACAGTGAGTGCTTCGCACTGCATTGAGCTTATTTTGGAGAATCTGGCAACGATGGATCTCATCCACGAGACATTGGAGAAGGCGAAGATCATCTCAAGCTTTGTCCACAACCACCCGATTGCTCTGAAGTATCTGCAAGACCAGACAAATGGGAGCGGCCTGCTTGATTCTTCGAGGATAAGTATAGTGCGGCCCTTCCTGATGCTCGAGAATATCGTGATAAAGAAGGGAGCTTTGAAGAAAATGTTCTCCTCCTCTCATTCTCAAAGCTCGAACTTGATGTCAACCGTGGAGGGAAGAAAAGCGAGTGAGCTGCTGGCGGATCGTTCGTTCTGGAGAGGGGCCTCGACTATTCTGAATGGCGCTATACCTGTCGTGCGCGTGATAGAATGGATGGACAAGAGTGGAAGGGTCCACATGGGGTATATATACGAGATCATTGATCAGGCGAAGGAGACCATCAAGGAGGGGCTCAAGAAGAAACCTGAATACGTGCCATTTTGGGATGCAATCGACGATGTTTGGAATAAGTGCCTCTACAGCCCTATCCACTCCGCGGGCTACTACTTTAACCCGAACCTTTTCTACACGAGCGACGCGTATATTGATTCTGAAGTTGTCACCGGCATGTCCTGCTTCATTGTTCGCTCGGCTGCTGATTTCCGTATGCAGGATCAGATGGTTGTCCAGATGGAGCTGTACAGAACCGGCAGAGGTGGCATGGCTGCCGGAGTTCCTGAAGAACTAAGATCGAATCTTTCTCCCG CTCTTTGGTGGTCGAGATATGGCGGGGAATGCCCGGAGTTGCAGAGGCGGATGATTCGATTGCTGAGCCAGACGTGCGACGGTGCAGCCAGGTATCAGCTCAGGAGAAGCTTGGCAGAGACACTTTTGACGAAGGGAGGGAATGTAGATGAGCAAAAATGGCTAAGGGATATGGTTTTCCTTGGATACAATATGCATCTGCAGAATTTTGTAATTGGCAGCTCTATTTCCGATGATGCCAATTGA
- the LOC121784542 gene encoding titin homolog, translating to MPRSSRHKSHKQSKHSSRDYSDSDEDVVKMKEKSSKDDSVRAHRDSASGEKRKVSSQVREGKDSKDLSGHGNGDALEEYVSTKRRKEKTDATIGGDRWNGGGDERGDGDRNVEKDNHKGENLKVDGKGKENSSKGESLRVDSKSKSKRYESGNAGERKDDSLVATLVDREESKSKGESKRKSERDSSVRKEGLKDKDRRSDKDKNGGQESKSGDAEVKIVELDVGKKSVPGDFIEERQCKRARENTERLLLEELRSPDLEKDIEKRIRRKREGSSEREKYYDDSKEGGERRSSSKGDRAKDAKFRDDKHKDGVYTDKYQEDGYKDDKRRDDKYREEADKDYKYQDDGEKDARRRDDRHREDNDRDNRRKDAKHREDGDRDSRRKDEKNREGSGRDGRRDDKYYEDVDRDHRRKDDHYHEDADKDSRREDERYNEDGDRDDRCRDRDDVDKDNRHKEEKYRGDPERDTRHKDSKHEDGYDRDRRTRESKYRDERTARDRSGDKSDHKRSRDDSSAMDHYARKSSAHDDSPIHDDRAVRYRDDQGRRRTNEKEDYSDIKSRGTKDQRSDAERKSTSSAKMDLATDRVRSAPRNADLELTSSHGRRRSSPPSNSHTPRDHQRNLKQDDSKYRDYNYEERIRPSARDYTSAVGGSEKTSSSRSVEKIGQRDDGPSGEISAERRLKSDIRSSPLHLVDKSPSSSGDRRQFSRPDVRRGNDIEESTQRSGGSRDWKEYTGKDVRGTRDAMDVLPGEEFLQGDTDNLSIASPFTRTGHFSSGSKAMPPPSLFRIGVDSPMGPGSGDDDGRGKSSIRHRRVGDPNVGNLGRMQGSPWRGVPSWPSPVANGFLPFPHAPPPVGFHSVMQPFPAPPMFGVRPSIELNHPGAYHMSEADRFSGPGRPMGWRNQVDDSCHPLHAWDAGNAAFGDESHIYGRSDWDHSRNLSGTRGWDAGGDFWKGPNRTGSMEVPPTEKENNSFRSGDDALGSQSTPTAINEQNQVDQQADSTDIRQQLRSSKKNETEGSLEDTGDVDKMSRKDDAHRIHVYLSKLDISADLSDPDLLEKCKHMIGNDKSVSSDVGDSKIFYIEDLEAEVVSHKHLNYVLLGSNDDSVFQKSMSLYNRQKEHYQAEGAEKTLSGPVPNSNQENMNVVDEKTEKLPPADDMQGVEDALPIFDIEDDPKNGMDNDGGHAETNIPGGSISEKMEDPVSASEHINLEVNSVLDPGPEEHDVGMPLAAEDVEGSSAPLPSPETKDLAAESGSNNEEVKLVDSTKSDPLLNSDIFSDASEAMMPESIVTGSVNLSRIHHSPESTH from the exons ATGCCAAGGAGTTCGAGGCACAAATCGCACAAACAGAGCAAACACAGCTCTAGGGACTATTCAGACTCCGATGAGGATGTAGTGAAGATGAAAGAGAAGAGTAGTAAAGATGATTCTGTTCGGGCCCATCGGGATTCGGCATCTGGCGAAAAGAGAAAGGTTTCATCCCAGGTGCGGGAAGGCAAGGACAGTAAAGATCTGAGTGGTCACGGGAATGGTGATGCCTTGGAGGAGTACGTTTCAACCAAACGGCGGAAGGAGAAAACTGATGCCACTATTGGTGGTGATCGTTGGAATGGGGGTGGAGATGAGAGAGGGGATGGTGACAGGAATGTGGAGAAGGATAATCATAAAGGTGAGAACTTGAAAGTTGATGGCAAAGGAAAGGAAAATAGCAGTAAAGGCGAGAGCTTGAGAGTTGATTCAAAGAGTAAGAGTAAACGCTATGAGAGTGGAAATGCTGGTGAGAGAAAAGATGACAGTTTGGTAGCTACACTGGTGGACAGAGAGGAGAGTAAGAGCAAAGGGGAATCGAAACGGAAATCTGAGAGGGATTCTTCTGTGCGTAAAGAAGGGTTGAAGGACAAGGACCGCAGGTCGGACAAGGACAAAAATGGCGGTCAGGAGAGCAAGAGTGGTGATGCTGAGGTGAAAATAGTGGAATTGGATGTCGGGAAAAAGTCAGTGCCAGGTGATTTTATTGAGGAGAGACAGTGCAAACGTGCTCGAGAAAATACTG AGCGTTTGTTACTAGAAGAGTTGCGCAGTCCTGACTTGGAGAAGGACATCGAGAAAAGAATACGTAGGAAAAGAGAAGGTTCTAGTGAAAGAGAGAAATATTATGACGATTCCAAAGAAGGTGGTGAGCGACGATCATCATCAAAAGGTGATCGTGCCAAGGATGCAAAATTTAGAGACGATAAGCACAAGGACGGAGTTTATACCGATAAGTATCAGGAAGATGGATACAAGGATGACAAGCGAAGGGATGATAAGTACCGTGAAGAAGCTGATAAGGATTATAAATATCAAGATGATGGTGAGAAGGATGCTAGGCGTAGAGATGATAGACATCGCGAAGACAATGATAGGGACAATAGACGCAAGGATGCAAAGCATCGTGAGGATGGGGATCGAGACAGTAGGCGGAAGGATGAAAAGAATCGTGAAGGCTCTGGTAGAGATGGCCGCCGAGATGATAAGTATTATGAGGATGTTGATAGAGACCACCGGCGTAAGGATGATCATTATCATGAAGATGCTGATAAGGATAGTAGGCGTGAGGATGAGAGGTATAATGAAGATGGTGATAGAGATGATAGGTGCCGGGATAGGGACGATGTTGATAAAGATAATAGGCACAAGGAAGAAAAATATCGAGGAGACCCTGAAAGAGACACCCGCCATAAGGATAGCAAGCATGAGGATGGATATGATAGAGATAGGAGAACTAGAGAGAGTAAGTATAGGGATGAACGGACAGCAAGAGACCGCTCTGGTGATAAATCTGACCATAAGCGTTCTAGGGATGATAGCTCTGCTATGGATCATTATGCAAGAAAATCAAGTGCACATGATGATAGTCCAATACATGATGATCGAGCAGTCAGGTACCGAGATGATCAAGGCAGGAGAAGAACTAATGAAAAGGAGGACTATAGTGATATTAAATCTCGAGGCACAAAGGATCAAAGATCTGATGCTGAAAGGAAGAGTACAAGCAGTGCAAAAATGGATTTGGCTACTGATAGAGTTAGGTCCGCTCCCAGAAATGCTGATTTGGAACTTACTTCTAGCCATGGTAGACGGCGTAGTTCACCCCCTTCGAATTCTCATACACCGAGGGATCACCAAAG GAACCTGAAGCAAGATGACTCCAAGTATAGGGATTATAATTATGAAGAGAGAATTAGACCTTCAGCAAGAGATTATACTAGTGCTGTTGGAGGATCTGAGAAAACTTCTTCATCTCGGTCGGTTGAGAAGATTGGTCAAAGAGATGATGGCCCTTCCGGAGAGATTTCTGCTGAAAGGCGTCTCAAGTCTGATATTCGTTCTTCACCCTTGCATCTAGTAGATAAATCTCCATCATCGAGTGGTGACAGGAGACAGTTCAGTAGGCCTGATGTTAGACGGGGTAATGATATTGAAGAATCAACACAGAGAAGTGGTGGTTCTCGAGATTGGAAGGAGTACACTGGTAAAGATGTAAGGGGAACTCGAGATGCCATGGATGTACTTCCTGGAGAGGAATTTTTACAAGGGGATACAGATAATTTGTCTATTGCTTCGCCTTTCACAAGAACAGGCCATTTCTCCAGCGGTTCGAAGGCAATGCCACCACCTTCCCTCTTCAGGATTGGTGTAGATAGCCCTATGGGGCCCGGCTCAGGTGATGATGATGGTAGAGGTAAGTCCAGCATCCGTCATAGGAGGGTCGGTGATCCCAACGTGGGTAACCTGGGCAGAATGCAAGGAAGTCCTTGGAGAGGTGTTCCAAGCTGGCCTTCTCCTGTGGCAAATGGTTTCTTGCCATTCCCACATGCTCCGCCTCCTGTTGGATTTCATTCAGTTATGCAGCCATTTCCTGCCCCACCAATGTTTGGAGTCAGGCCTTCGATAGAGTTAAACCATCCTGGTGCTTACCACATGTCTGAAGCCGATAGGTTTTCTGGTCCTGGGCGTCCAATGGGGTGGCGCAATCAGGTGGATGATTCCTGCCATCCATTACATGCTTGGGATGCTGGTAATGCTGCGTTTGGGGATGAGTCTCACATTTATGGAAGATCAGATTGGGATCATTCCAGGAACTTATCTGGTACTAGAGGATGGGATGCCGGTGGAGACTTTTGGAAGGGGCCGAATAGAACTGGAAGCATGGAGGTCCCACCTACTGAGAAAGAGAATAACTCCTTTCGAAGTGGAGATGACGCTTTGGGGAGTCAGTCTACTCCGACAGCTATAAATGAGCAAAATCAAGTTGATCAGCAGGCAGATAGCACAGATATTAGGCAGCAATTAAGGAGCTCCAAAAAGAATGAAACTGAGGGTAGTCTGGAGGATACTGGCGATGTTGATAAAATGTCGAGAAAGGATGATGCTCATCGAATTCATGTTTACCTTTCCAAACTTGATATTTCTGCAGATCTATCCGACCCTGATTTACTTGAAAAGTGCAAACACATGATTGGTAATGACAAGAGTGTATCTTCTGATGTAGGTGATTctaaaattttttatattgag GATTTGGAAGCCGAGGTGGTATCTCACAAGCATTTGAATTATGTACTATTGGGATCTAATGATGATTCTGTTTTCCAG AAATCTATGTCCCTGTACAATAGGCAGAAAGAACATTATCAGGCTGAAGGTGCCGAGAAGACTTTGAGTGGTCCTGTTCCAAATTCCAATCAGGAGAATATGAACGTGGTAGATGAGAAAACTGAGAAACTGCCTCCAGCTGATGACATGCAAGGTGTGGAGGATGCTCTTCCAATCTTTGATATTGAGGATGATCCCAAAAATGGTATGGACAATGATGGAGGGCATGCAGAAACCAACATACCTGGTGGCAGTATAAGTGAAAAGATGGAGGACCCTGTTTCTGCCTCAGAGCATATCAACTTGGAGGTGAATTCAGTGCTTGATCCAGGGCCGGAGGAGCATGATGTGGGGATGCCTTTAGCTGCTGAAGATGTTGAAGGCTCGAGTGCTCCACTACCATCACCAGAAACGAAAGATTTGGCTGCAGAATCTGGTAGTAACAATGAGGAAGTGAAGTTGGTAGATTCTACTAAGTCTGATCCATTGCTTAATTCTGATATATTCTCAGATGCATCTGAGGCTATGATGCCAGAGTCTATCGTGACTGGGTCAGTCAATTTGAGTCGGATACATCATTCTCCTGAAAGTACACATTGA
- the LOC121783656 gene encoding uncharacterized protein LOC121783656, giving the protein MKRIPRIKFPQRHRKPSGTTNHVDDMSAHDLKNDDLVMKFFSRAPSAASGGKASDQPKRTPVTREEIDSVMLGGCF; this is encoded by the exons ATGAAGAGAATCCCACGCATCAAATTTCCCCAACGCCATCGAAAACCCTCTG GTACAACCAACCATGTAGATGACATGTCCGCACATGATCTCAAGAATGATGATCTTGTAATGAAATTCTTCTCAAGGGCTCCATCCGCTGCATCGGGAGGGAAGGCTTCTGATCAGCCCAAAAGAACTCCTGTTACTCGAGAGGAGATTGATTCCGTCATG TTGGGTGGCTGTTTCTGA